The Montipora foliosa isolate CH-2021 chromosome 10, ASM3666993v2, whole genome shotgun sequence genomic sequence ATGTTGCTAAAAGTTCCTTGCCCGGGAAAGAGAGCTTGAATCTTGGTAGTTTGCAAATCATCTTGGTAGTTTGCAGATCAGCTTTGTCTTGTGCTGATTCAGCTGGAGCCAATTCTCAAAACACCGGTCACGGATTCTTTGTAGGTCTACTATCCTAGCTTATCCTCGGAGACATGAAATTCGTCCACGGTAACAGGATTAAATTTGTGTCGTCGACGTAGCTTGTGGTGGAAAACGTCTCACTGACTGCTGGTAGGTCATTTTCGGAGACACTAAATAAAACATGATGGCTGCAAGCACGCTGATTCCTGAGTAGATCGTCGTCGGGTGAAGGCAATCTCAGTTATGCAGAGCGGAAATCTTTGTTCCTCCTGTTATTCACTTTTAAACTTAACGTAAGAaaacaagtgaagctatgatcttcgcagttatgagcgcaatttttgcaattgcgtagagaggcctgaaaaattcaggacttcaacggggtttgagcccgtgacctcgcgattccggtgcgacgctctaaccaactgaggtatgaagccactgacgttgggagctggtcatttgtgggttctaatggtcccgtgaggaatgaatcaagaAAAGCCCCTAGTTCCTTATTGTTCATATAAGGTCATATTTCATTTGAAAGTGAGATGCGAAGATACCTTTTGAGGACGTATATCGTCTGTAGTATCCAAATCCAAATAACATTAGCATATGCAAATATAAATAGGAAGTCTCGCGTTGTATTTGGATTACACGGTAACTTTTCAGCATTTGCAATCCTCATAGACGTAATAGCCGACACACGGAATTAAGTTACTCTCTTTCTTACCTGTTCGCTGTAATCGATCCTCAGGCTGTAGTTTCTTTTGTCATCTTCAGGCTCTGAAGTCAACATCGCTTTCGACGCACTCATCGTCATGATATGAAGACAACGGTCTTCGAAACTATACGACTACATTCAAGGAAAAGTCAATACCCAAATGTTTACCATTTGTTTCACCTCACATTGAACGATCGGTCATTTAACTCTCTCGGATGAAAATGAGATACGGTAGTTCCTTTAAATGTCACACCGGATGTCACGCCGTGTTATGTGCCCACCTTTAACCGACAGACATTGCGTGCctcggaacaattttcatatatgaaaattccacccgaatccgagattcatccaattagatcgctgcgataagaaatacgaatttccataacaaaaacaaacggtcgaaaagcctgtcggttgaaggtggggcTTTAAATGCAAAGGATAGGAAAAGAGTTGAAATAGTTCTTTCCTACATACTGAACCAGCCTCAGACCTCCTcttataattttttattgatttcGGTTTCTGTGTCTTCGTTGAACTACAGGGTCAGTTTCCTCTAATGAGTTATGACTGAAGAGATAAAGAAACCTTTAGATCCGGCAAAAAACAGCAATTACGGGCTCCCCGAGTTCCCCCAGAGGTATTTCTATAGGGAGTTATATAAGGGCTGACCTCTTGACTTCCCTTTCACGATGTACTTTATCCAATCTGTACGTTTTAGGTTTTGTGGCCACGCCCTCTAGGGGTGACCACTATGCTAGTGTGTGAGTGAGTCTAACAATAGAGTGACGTCACAACAATTGGTTTTCGAGTGGGGACTAAAAAGGTTCACCAAAAAGTTTGGGAAATTGCGGAAGGAATGGCAATGGTAATGCTATTTTCGGAACGTCTTGAACGGAAGTCCAAAATAATTTTACCGAAAATTCCGATCGGAGATCGGGACTCTCTCGGTGAATTGGGGGTCTTAATTTGACTGAGTTGTCTAAATGGTACACTCCGATCCCGACAGAATTTCCCAATAGGGAATTTTTGCTTGCCACTTGAACAAATCGAGTACCAACCGGTTTCCGCTTGTAAATGGTTAACAACctaaggcctgtccaaacgttCAAAATGTCCAAACATTTTTGTCCAACCATGATTGTGTTGGATGATCACGGTTTCGTTCAGCCGCCTGCTTCAACGTATGTTTATCTATATCAAGCTTTTTCATCCAGTAACCAGTTCATTCCTCAGAACGAGTTTGTTTCGAGAATAGGTTGTCCAACATCGTGTTGAATGATCACGTTTCATCGTTTAGCCATCTGCTTTAACATAGTTTTCATCTACATCAAACTTTTCAGTTCATCCAGTGGCCATTTTATTCTTTAAAACTGGTTTGTCCGTGGTTTGTTTCGAGAATTGGTCAAGCCTAGCTGCATAAACACTTCTCCTGTTACTGAATATCGTCGCATATTTGTAACCGAGATGGGGTAAAAACAGGCGTAAACACTCTTTCAACCAAACAATTCAAAAGTAATTTTGCTTTCTTTCAGCTGAAACTGGTAAGGTTTTCAGGAAAGGCAAAACCTTGGGTTTTCATTGTTGGTGGAAAATCGCCACggattttggcataatttaCTCAAAAAGAGGTATACGTTCGTGCTCATCTGATAATAAAACTAGTGCTTTTGTCAGCAAATAAAAGGCAATCAGCGAAATTCTTACGAAATGTAGCTGAAAGGAATTGTGATTTGATGCAGTACTCGCGGATATAAACTTCTGTGGCGATTTTGTTTATTGTACTGCGAAATAGGAATAGGTCGGTTCATCGAAACCGAGCTATCAAATCAAAGCTAATCAAAATGCTATAGATATGTCCAACAGTTGAGCCTTCTCGGGAAGCGCGGGAAATCATTCCAGTCGGCCAGTTCATACTTCAAAGCAGGTTTTTTTCGAAAATGGATCATTTTCTGTTTTATGAACACAATCTCGAGTGAGCTTTATTGTGTTATGGAATTTTGCACCGTGCAATATCTTCACATATTTTCAGCGGCGATATGTGTATAAACTAAGTAATTTcgctttctttcaaaaattgcCACAGTTGTGGTGTTTGTTGAAAATCTCTGCGCATGTGGGCATAGTTCTTATGAAAGGTATACGTGCgcttttactttgtcttcatcTGACAGTGAGACTTTATACACTTAGCATGTCAACAGATGAAAGACCATCAGAGAAATGTTTACAGAATTTAGCGGAAGAGAGCTGTGATTTTATACAATATACTTGCGGATATCAACTCTTTAGCAACTTTTCTGTTCAGTACAAAACGTTCCAGCACAGCAAAATAGGCCAGCTAGCAATATGAGGTTTTTTGGGTTCCGTCaatccccgaggcgcagccatTAAATCAAAGCTCGTCATAATGCTACAGATATGTCTAGCAGGTGCGTCATCTCCAACTTGTCCACTTCGATTGTTTTTCAGCTACAGTTAGCCTTATAAACACTATTTCGAGTGAGCTTTTCAGTTTTGACGTGTATTGAATGGAATTTTGcttgcaatatttttacatttttaagcGAGGTAACGGTATGACAATTTTATGCCCCCTAACAGAATTTAATTCTGTAATCTAAAGCAACAGATTTCGCTTTCTTTACAAACTTGACGATTGCACGTAATGACAATACTCATCAATACTCACTGGCGTAGTCAAGTCTGAAAGTGGCTTCTATAATCTTGTTATTTATGGTTATGTGAAAGCACAATTGCGTTATAAGTGTTACAGTGGCCACATACACAATCACGTGCCTATTTTTGTAGTTGTTAGAGAGTTTGATTTGTgtaacttgaataaagtgtgtatgtatgtgtgtgtgttcCTTTAAACTCTTTCCGTTCGAGAAGgcgcaccgcgcaccggtggctcagttggttttgagcaccgggctgtcacgcgggaggtctcgagttcaattccggccggaccaacactcagggtctttaaataactgaggagaaagtgctgcctttgtaactacatctgcaaatggttagactttcaagtcttctcggataaggactataagccagaggtcccgtctcacaacccttcaatgtttgtggtctgtcttctgttgtttatcatggttgggagggtaaaaaaaggggccacatgcagtaattggcgcaagctgttgtggcgctctgccagcttgactgggaaagttaataaaataaggTTGCTTTTTCTCTTTAGTGGAACTTGATTTAATTGGTAGCGTTTCCTTCTCCTGTAAGAAGGTCATTGTTTATGGTAACTGACTTGCTTGAGCACTAATTCTTTTAGAAGTCCACGTTTAGTCCTGTTTTACTCGTACGTGAAGCTATTTAATAACGGGGCagggtcacgctattttagtcaaatttcaaaacgATAAAAGACGTACTTGCGTTGCTGAATGAAAACCGAAAGACAATGCTGTACTGTAGTTTTGTTGTCAATGACCaatgaagtgcactgaagctatttttcgttgtttgcagccaaggatggagaggatggaaatggatttaaacttgaaatttcaaagtttCAACCCATTCCCATCCAgtggccagtttttttcaagtttggagacagtGTCTTCAGAAATACACCAAAATTTAAATacaaatagctctttgtgccataaatatctTTCGTATCTTGTCAGTTGGTTGccaggaatgttgtacgtgtgagGTCAAGTACTATTAAATAAAATTCAGATTTTTACTCATTTTTGaactaaaaacagcaaatttggcatgacagtgcccctttaaaacAGATCAAAGAGGATATTTTTACAAGCGCAATATTTCGACAGAGACATTACGATCGCTCAACAACACTGTaagaagatgacttccgctcaggttgtcgaaacgtcagtcattgtcatctcaaacagtccttctcaggactacactcacccggacgatcgtactttactttatgatatgactcctgggttcaaaccatttacaacacTGTAAGGCTGGAAACAAAGGAGGATAAAGCAATAagtatttgggaataaaaccaCGAGTAGAGTCAATGATggcactttttttaaaataaattgtcaCATTTAGTAATAAGAACGGAAAATGGCAAAAGAAGATTCGGAGCCGGAACGGTTGATTTACCCAGTATTAAAATCCTTCCTATCCCccaacgaaataaataaattctatCATTCCAATGTGTGTTGGCATTCGACGGAATATCAAACTTCGGCTCTATTTTTTCTCGCCATTTTATAGCCGCCGTATTGCCGCATAACTTCTTTGGGCTCTCGCGTACGACTCAATTGTGTGAAGCTGGTGCCGATGTTACGATGTCGTCGACGCGAGCAACTTGACCCGTGGTTGGAGCTAGCACAGGACAAAGCTTCGTTTCCAACAATTACTTTCACCCAGACTCGCGTGAGAGAAAAGAGTAGGGATATAGATTATGAGATTCGGTTAGGAATCACATTATTTTGACTGGATCGACTTCGTTTTTCTGTACTTCAGTTTATGTTACTCACATACGCGATTGAAACTGTTGAAACGAATTCAGAGAACTTTTGTGACAATTGTTACAActagataaaaatgataaactCAGGGGCGATCCGGGCCGTTTCGAGCCTTTGGATACAAATTCTTTTTTAGCATTGTTTTTCCGTTTATGCAGTTTCACCCCAAATTTCCGTTCATACCTAACGTGTTTCGCAGAGGAGTTCGGTTAAAAGACCAAAACTTTAAGGGGAAAGATCTCTAATTGTTTTAGgtttaagttcttttttcgGTTTTCGAGTTGTTGACATGAAACTGTGACAAGGAAACCGTGGAAAATTCGACTTGGCCTCAAACCAAAACCACGTAGAATTCTCAACACGAACGCAACTTACCGGATATTTTATTTCGCTTTGTAAACTATTACGTGAGGAAAAGCAAATGTTTTACAATGGGAGTTAATTTTATTACGTAAGAGCACGGTAATAAAGAACTACGACTATTCGAGCGCGGAATTCTGGCTGTAGTCATTCAGTTACGATCTTGGCGTCTCGATTAATCTGCTTTGATTTAAGCAGgtgtatttttgcatttttttcctGTGGTTTCCATTTAGCCAACTTGTATTGACCAGCAGGAGAAAATGTAAACAGAAAGATCAATGTATGTTGTGTAATCTATATTTGGAACACGAGTGGCTCTATCTTGCTGGTAATGATGTGCTTTACAATTAATTGTTCGTCTCACTTGAAAGACTTGCGGCAATTTGTTTTGCTTGAGTTTTTAGTTTTCCTTGACAGGTGAATTAGGCCTTAGAGTTTTCAGGAAAGGTGTTTTAATTTAGTAGAAGGGGTGGAAAGGAACATTAATCAACCTTTAAACTAGCTGGATAATTCTGTGCGATGGCAGATGTCACTGAGTGTGCGCAGTTTTCCGCAGTTTGCCTCTGATAAGAAGCTGTGTTGCATATCACGCGTAGTGGTTAACTTTAATGTAAGAAAATTACAGGTACTGGTATTTTAAGCAATGATAAACAAACCTTATGGTTTTGATGAAAACTGTCAACTATAGCGATTTATCTCTACATGACCTCTAAATGGAATAACATAAAGACTTCTCCGTGATTGTCTATCGTTTTCACGTTGTTTCGTTGAAGTTGTTGTCATACTTATGTCTGTTGCCGCAActgaaaaaaagtgtttttcatgGCCACAACGTGTCTattaacaataatgataattatgtACATATTAACAATTTAGTGAGCGTTAATGAGGCCAAATGCTAGGGCCTTACACTTACGGCTTTCGCTAATCAAAAAACGCGTTTCTGGTAAGGACACGATTGAATGGTCGCTCGCCCAAGTCTTAGATGACGCGAATGATATCTGGTTATGTCGGTGGATAAGAGCATTAACGATTTAGAAAACTGGTTGCCATTAGGGAAAGTTGGACTGGTGGGCATCTCTCCGATATTTCACAAGGAAAAACCTTTTAGCATATTGCATCGAAAACAACTGAATGACAAACGAATCGTTCTGAATGTGAGTGGAAGGAAGTTCGAAACGTGGGactacaatttaaagaaatttcccgcCACATTACTGGGTAGTAGCGACAGGGAAGCGTTCTATGACTCACAAAAAGAGGAGTACTTTTTTGAAAGGGATCCAATTTTTTTTCGGCACATTTTAAACTACTATCGGCATGGCAAACTCCACTTTTCTCTGGAAGAGTGCGGCGAATTTTATGAAGATGAACTTAACTTTTTCCGAATACCAACCGACGCAATGGGGCTGTGCTGTCTTGAGGAATATGCCGACGCTAGCGATGCAGCGAACAATAGCGTAGGCCGAGAATCACAAGAAGTAGAAAAAAAAGCTCATGAGTGTATTCCTCTGCGGAAAACGTTTCGTCAGAAGATTTGGTTTACGCTGGAGAATCCACAGTCTTCAACTACAGCGAAACTAGTTTACTATATGACTGGAATAGCGATAATTCTTAGCATAATAACCACCATTACGGAAACAATTCCCTGTGGTGACAAAACATGTGGAGAAGAACACAAGAATGCATTTCAGTATCTTGATGGAACCTGCGTGGTGGTTCTGACCTTGGAGTATTTAATTCGGTTGTTTGCGGCTC encodes the following:
- the LOC137973985 gene encoding potassium voltage-gated channel protein Shal-like, producing MSVDKSINDLENWLPLGKVGLVGISPIFHKEKPFSILHRKQLNDKRIVLNVSGRKFETWDYNLKKFPATLLGSSDREAFYDSQKEEYFFERDPIFFRHILNYYRHGKLHFSLEECGEFYEDELNFFRIPTDAMGLCCLEEYADASDAANNSVGRESQEVEKKAHECIPLRKTFRQKIWFTLENPQSSTTAKLVYYMTGIAIILSIITTITETIPCGDKTCGEEHKNAFQYLDGTCVVVLTLEYLIRLFAAPHRCKFVKEFQSIVDVAAVFPFYLDLGLKSAGDLDALTILRVFRVFRVFKMSRHSTRLQALGSSIKNSSSELGFILFSFGLGVIIFATAVYYAERGVEGTTFASIPDSMWYAIVTMTTTGYGDMSPETAFGQLMGSVCCLVGTLVIALPVPILEMKMKLVQKKPSDKDEDEENEQQV